A single region of the Aurantiacibacter sp. MUD11 genome encodes:
- a CDS encoding pilus assembly protein, whose product MSIGDRNAAAGRLQGRILPCARITRDEQGSLLPMAAVGFLVLAAIVGGGVDLSRAHKAENRLQAACDAGVLAGRRAVGINGFDQAAQDEAEAYFDNNFDPDRQGGSNTQFVASSSDNGNTITATADTDVATTIMAVFGFDEISISVTCSASMGVGNSDVVMVLDSTGSMDDPIGFSGPTKLSMLQDAMKSFYDTVQTSVAGGSARVRYGFVPYSSSINVGHLLNSNYLVDEMTIQSREAVYETVIVEEFDHWDSPVTSTASGESQSWVHDEGVYGGDEYSSRDACSNGLPNDTSWSNIGSVTTDTSTDINGQGQQVVTTTDRQMQTRTAYTCVRRTRGWGRSRTRYYVPYETTYRRFSYDYVYETSDPVMYSVETTEFSHYVYKPVTYDVSSYKGFSSVSTVTGWNGSNVSSTWQGCIEERETTPAASFSFNSLVGITPVSANDLDIDSAPTSDDDTKWRPMWPEVAYYRTSFVATGPGRGRYDLSNNAESLSGGQAYSACPQRAQLLQEMSETAFDAYADSLVARGNTYHDLGMLWGARISSPDGIFASNVNSAPANGGNVARHIIFMTDGQMYPSNAIQSAYGIEFHDRRVTANGVNLLTDRHNSRFEAICEAVKAKGIRLWVIAFATGLTDELEACSSDNSSFTADNADELNSAFQEIANEVGELRIVQ is encoded by the coding sequence ATGAGTATTGGGGACCGGAACGCGGCGGCAGGGCGCCTGCAAGGGCGAATCCTGCCGTGCGCGCGCATTACGCGCGATGAACAAGGCAGCTTGTTGCCGATGGCGGCTGTCGGCTTCCTGGTGCTGGCGGCCATCGTCGGCGGCGGCGTCGACCTGAGCCGCGCCCACAAGGCGGAAAATCGCCTCCAGGCAGCCTGCGACGCCGGCGTGCTGGCCGGTCGCCGTGCCGTGGGCATCAACGGTTTCGACCAGGCCGCGCAGGACGAAGCCGAAGCCTATTTCGACAACAACTTCGATCCCGATCGCCAGGGTGGCAGCAATACGCAGTTCGTCGCCTCCTCCAGCGACAACGGCAATACCATCACCGCCACCGCGGACACCGACGTGGCGACCACCATCATGGCGGTCTTCGGCTTCGACGAGATCAGCATCAGCGTGACCTGCTCGGCCTCGATGGGCGTGGGCAACAGCGACGTGGTGATGGTCCTCGACAGCACCGGCTCGATGGACGATCCAATCGGCTTCAGCGGCCCGACCAAGCTGTCGATGCTGCAAGACGCGATGAAGAGCTTCTACGACACCGTCCAGACCTCGGTCGCGGGCGGCAGCGCCCGCGTGCGTTACGGCTTCGTGCCCTACAGCTCGTCGATCAACGTCGGCCACCTGCTCAATTCGAACTACCTCGTCGACGAGATGACCATCCAGTCGCGCGAGGCGGTTTACGAGACGGTGATCGTGGAAGAGTTCGATCACTGGGATAGCCCGGTGACCTCCACCGCCAGCGGTGAAAGCCAGTCCTGGGTCCATGACGAAGGCGTCTACGGCGGCGACGAATACAGTTCGCGCGATGCTTGCTCGAATGGCCTGCCGAACGACACCAGCTGGTCCAATATCGGCAGTGTCACCACCGACACCTCGACCGACATCAACGGCCAGGGCCAGCAGGTGGTCACCACCACGGACCGGCAGATGCAGACGCGCACCGCCTACACCTGCGTGAGGCGTACACGTGGCTGGGGACGCAGCCGGACGCGCTATTACGTGCCCTACGAAACGACCTATCGCCGGTTCTCCTACGACTATGTCTACGAGACCAGCGATCCGGTGATGTATTCGGTCGAGACGACCGAGTTCAGCCACTATGTCTACAAGCCGGTTACCTACGACGTCAGCAGCTACAAGGGCTTCTCCAGCGTCAGCACGGTAACGGGCTGGAACGGCAGCAACGTCAGTTCCACTTGGCAGGGCTGCATCGAGGAGCGCGAGACGACTCCCGCGGCCAGCTTCAGCTTCAACTCGCTGGTCGGCATCACGCCGGTAAGCGCGAACGACCTCGACATCGATTCCGCGCCGACGTCGGATGACGACACCAAGTGGCGTCCGATGTGGCCCGAGGTGGCCTACTATCGGACCTCCTTCGTCGCCACCGGTCCCGGCCGCGGTCGCTACGACCTGTCGAACAATGCCGAGAGCCTGTCCGGCGGCCAGGCCTATTCCGCCTGCCCGCAGCGCGCCCAGTTGCTGCAGGAAATGAGCGAGACCGCATTCGATGCCTATGCCGACTCGCTGGTTGCCAGGGGCAACACCTACCACGATCTCGGCATGCTCTGGGGCGCGCGCATCAGCTCTCCCGATGGCATCTTCGCGAGCAATGTGAACTCGGCGCCTGCCAACGGCGGCAACGTCGCCCGGCACATCATCTTCATGACCGATGGCCAGATGTACCCGAGCAACGCGATCCAGAGCGCCTATGGCATCGAGTTCCACGACCGGCGCGTGACCGCCAACGGCGTGAACCTGCTGACCGATCGCCACAACTCGCGCTTCGAGGCGATCTGCGAAGCCGTGAAGGCCAAGGGCATCCGCCTGTGGGTGATCGCCTTCGCCACCGGCCTGACCGACGAGCTGGAAGCCTGTTCCTCGGACAACAGCTCGTTCACGGCGGACAATGCCGACGAACTGAACTCGGCCTTCCAGGAAATCGCCAACGAAGTCGGCGAGCTGAGGATCGTGCAGTGA